In Prunus dulcis chromosome 2, ALMONDv2, whole genome shotgun sequence, a single genomic region encodes these proteins:
- the LOC117619370 gene encoding uncharacterized protein LOC117619370 — MGNCAALSASARGVFKKSKALPIETTFKLPAPLPSWPPGDGFASESIELGGLQVYQISSFSKVWATHEGGPDNLGASFFEPSPLPKGFYMLGCYSQPNNKPLSGWALAAKSTKDKDEDEDDHPLLKKPLDYTLVWNSESLKNLKKEGDGYVWLPTPPHGYEAIGHVVTSSPEKPSLDQIRCVRSDHTDHCEADSWIWGPGTAGDANGFNVFSLRPSNRGTQAMGVPAGTFVALNGTPSSTIAMACLKNTLSLSNSHIYMPNLTQIEALLEVYSPLIYLHPDEVYLPSSVGWFFSNGALLYKKQGDAVAIEPTGSNLPQGGSNDGSYWLDLPVDKGSSERVKKGDLPDCQVYLHIKPMMGSTFTDIAIWVFYPFNGPARAKVEFFNISLGKIGEHVGDWEHLTLRVSNFTGELWRVFFSQHSGGSWVDASQLEFENGNKAVGYASLHGHALYPKAGLVLQGSGGIGIRNDTAKSKKALDTGRSLLLVSAEYLGSAVTEPPWLNYSRKWGPNISYDIADEIKTVEKLLPGKLKSAFDKFVKSLPNEVLGEEGPTGPKMKNSWTGDEV; from the exons TCCATTACCCAGCTGGCCACCTG GTGATGGGTTCGCAAGTGAAAGCATCGAGCTAGGTGGATTACAAGTATACCAGATATCATCTTTCAGCAAAGTCTGGGCTACCCATGAGGGGGGACCAGACAACCTTGGGGCAAGCTTCTTCGAACCTTCACCCTTACCGAAAGGTTTCTATATGCTTGGTTGCTATAGCCAACCCAACAACAAACCTCTTTCGGGATGGGCCCTTGCTGCAAAGTCAACAAAAGATAAAGACGAAGATGAAGATGACCACCCTTTACTCAAGAAACCACTTGATTACACTCTCGTGTGGAACAGCGAGTCATTGAAGAATCTAAAGAAAGAAGGCGATGGCTACGTCTGGTTACCCACTCCCCCACATGGTTATGAAGCCATCGGCCATGTGGTCACCAGCTCTCCGGAGAAGCCATCTCTTGATCAAATCAGGTGCGTTCGATCTGACCACACTGACCACTGCGAGGCTGACTCGTGGATTTGGGGACCAGGTACCGCTGGTGATGCCAATGGTTTTAATGTGTTTAGCCTCAGACCAAGCAATAGGGGGACCCAAGCTATGGGCGTACCCGCTGGCACATTCGTAGCCCTAAATGGAACTCCTTCGTCTACTATTGCGATGGCTTGTTTGAAGAACACGCTATCTCTATCTAATTCTCATATTTACATGCCCAACCTGACTCAAATTGAGGCATTACTTGAAGTTTACTCGCCACTCATATACTTGCATCCTGATGAAGTATACCTCCCTTCTTCGGTGGGCTGGTTTTTTAGCAATGGGGCCCTTCTATACAAGAAACAAGGTGATGCAGTTGCCATCGAACCAACGGGCTCCAACCTTCCCCAAGGTGGCTCAAATGATGGCTCCTATTGGCTGGACCTACCCGTGGATAAAGGCTCCAGTGAAAGAGTGAAAAAGGGAGATCTACCCGACTGTCAGGTGTATTTACACATAAAGCCCATGATGGGCTCAACATTTACGGATATAGCCATATGGGTCTTCTACCCTTTCAATGGGCCGGCGAGGGCCAAAGTTGAGTTTTTCAACATCTCATTAGGGAAGATAGGCGAGCATGTTGGTGATTGGGAGCATTTGACCTTACGAGTCAGCAATTTCACAGGGGAACTATGGAGGGTCTTCTTCTCGCAGCACAGCGGGGGCTCGTGGGTGGACGCTTCCCAGCTCGAGtttgaaaatggaaacaaaGCAGTGGGCTATGCGTCATTGCATGGGCATGCCTTGTATCCGAAGGCAGGGCTTGTTTTGCAAGGGAGTGGCGGAATAGGAATAAGGAATGATACAGCCAAGAGTAAGAAGGCATTGGACACTGGACGAAGCCTTTTGTTAGTCTCAGCTGAGTATTTGGGGTCGGCTGTGACTGAGCCACCATGGCTTAACTACTCTAGGAAATGGGGTCCAAACATTAGTTATGACATTGCGGACGAAATCAAAACGGTGGAGAAACTTTTGCCTGGAAAGCTCAAATCTGCTTTTGATAAATTCGTAAAGAGTCTACCAAATGAAGTATTAGGGGAAGAAGGGCCTACAGGTCCCAAGATGAAGAACAGCTGGACTGGAGATGAAGTATGA